Proteins found in one Corynebacterium zhongnanshanii genomic segment:
- a CDS encoding acyl-CoA thioesterase gives MTEKHYPRINDVLDLEAVDKDIFRGQVIPSRFQRTFGGQVAAQCLVAATKTVGPEHGVHSLHGYFVGPGRPDIPTVYLVDRIRDGRSFVSRSVKAVQNGKAIFIMQASFHVRDDNGPQHSDLMRTVPDPESITVDPEELSPIQVAMMDEWKDWDIRIVPQDQFEHNKYTPTQQVVWFRSKSRLPDEDTVHVCTLAYMSDMTLLSSALVPHRHEGEFQEASLDHAMWFLRPFRADEWLLYDQISPSAHAGRALTHGRIFNQRGDLVAMVTQEGLTRYLNKGQVGVPITLLEQSN, from the coding sequence GTGACCGAAAAGCACTACCCCCGCATCAATGATGTGTTGGATCTGGAGGCTGTGGATAAGGATATCTTCCGCGGCCAAGTGATCCCCTCGCGTTTTCAACGCACCTTCGGAGGCCAGGTGGCAGCACAGTGCTTGGTCGCCGCGACCAAGACCGTAGGGCCAGAGCACGGAGTGCACTCGCTGCACGGTTACTTCGTGGGGCCGGGGCGTCCCGATATTCCCACCGTGTACCTCGTCGACCGCATCCGCGACGGCCGAAGCTTTGTGTCCCGCAGTGTGAAGGCCGTGCAAAATGGCAAGGCGATTTTTATCATGCAGGCCAGCTTCCACGTCCGCGATGACAATGGCCCGCAGCACTCCGACTTAATGCGCACCGTCCCGGATCCTGAATCCATTACCGTGGATCCGGAAGAGTTGAGCCCCATCCAGGTGGCGATGATGGATGAGTGGAAAGATTGGGATATCCGCATCGTTCCGCAGGATCAATTCGAGCACAACAAGTACACGCCCACCCAGCAGGTGGTGTGGTTCCGTTCGAAGTCCCGCCTTCCGGATGAGGACACAGTGCATGTCTGCACGTTGGCGTACATGTCCGACATGACGCTGCTGAGCTCCGCGCTGGTTCCTCACCGTCACGAGGGCGAGTTCCAGGAAGCAAGCTTGGATCACGCGATGTGGTTCTTGAGGCCGTTTAGGGCCGACGAGTGGCTGCTCTACGACCAGATTTCGCCGTCGGCACACGCGGGTCGCGCTCTGACCCACGGCCGCATCTTTAATCAGCGGGGCGACCTGGTGGCGATGGTGACGCAGGAGGGCTTGACGCGCTACCTGAATAAAGGGCAGGTGGGAGTTCCCATTACGCTGCTCGAGCAGTCCAACTGA
- a CDS encoding glycosyltransferase family 4 protein — translation MKVGMICPYSFDEPGGVQIHALELCQELQRRGHEVSLLGPGKIRGSLPDFVELGGASIPIRYNGSVARLSFGPRTVRRIRRWITEQDLDLLHIHEPNSPSYSMLSLTQVEGPIVATYHASADQSRLLKLALPFLRPLLDRIQGGIAVSEQARKWQVENLSGDPVLIPNGVDTSLYKNAVALDDKAPGRVRMMFLGRFEEPRKGLHVLLEAFPEIVKRVPEVELVIAGGGSVEELESRLDSLGLTHSQRAGTAASVRILGRVSDVVKAQALASSDIYVAPNTGGESFGIVLVEAMASGTAVLASDIPAFAAVGQQGHSARLFRNEDAQSLAEQAVDLLNDAQERHALAARGVLRSADFDWSTVATQVEQVYNTVATRGRKVTLS, via the coding sequence ATGAAGGTGGGAATGATCTGCCCCTATTCCTTTGACGAGCCCGGTGGCGTGCAGATTCATGCGCTGGAGCTATGCCAGGAGCTCCAGCGGCGTGGCCATGAGGTGTCCCTGCTGGGGCCTGGGAAGATCCGAGGCAGCCTGCCCGACTTCGTGGAGCTGGGTGGTGCATCCATCCCGATCCGGTACAACGGGTCGGTGGCTCGGTTGAGTTTCGGCCCCCGGACGGTGCGCCGAATCCGGCGATGGATCACCGAGCAGGATCTGGATCTTCTGCACATTCACGAACCGAACTCGCCGTCCTATTCGATGCTCTCGCTGACCCAGGTCGAGGGCCCGATTGTGGCGACGTATCATGCGTCCGCCGATCAGTCGAGGCTGCTGAAGCTGGCCTTGCCTTTTCTGCGCCCGTTGCTGGATAGGATTCAAGGTGGTATCGCCGTGTCCGAGCAGGCCCGCAAGTGGCAGGTGGAGAACTTGTCGGGTGATCCGGTACTCATCCCGAACGGGGTGGACACGTCCCTATATAAGAATGCTGTTGCCCTGGACGATAAGGCTCCGGGGCGTGTGAGGATGATGTTCCTCGGGCGTTTTGAGGAACCACGCAAGGGACTGCACGTCCTGCTGGAGGCATTCCCGGAGATCGTGAAGCGCGTTCCGGAGGTGGAGTTGGTGATTGCCGGTGGTGGCTCCGTGGAGGAACTGGAAAGCCGGTTGGATTCTCTGGGCCTGACTCATTCACAGCGCGCAGGAACAGCCGCCAGCGTGCGCATCTTGGGACGTGTGAGTGATGTGGTCAAGGCGCAGGCCTTGGCGTCGAGTGACATCTACGTTGCCCCGAACACCGGCGGCGAAAGCTTCGGCATCGTCTTGGTGGAGGCGATGGCCAGTGGGACGGCCGTGTTGGCCAGCGATATTCCTGCGTTCGCGGCGGTGGGGCAGCAGGGGCATTCCGCACGGTTGTTCCGCAACGAGGACGCGCAGAGCCTGGCCGAGCAGGCGGTGGATCTTCTGAACGATGCGCAGGAGCGCCACGCGCTGGCGGCCAGGGGAGTGCTGCGCTCGGCGGACTTTGATTGGTCGACGGTGGCCACGCAGGTGGAGCAGGTGTATAACACGGTGGCGACACGGGGAAGGAAGGTGACGCTCTCATGA